The genomic DNA CACCAGGAACCCGGCCGCGCCCGACCGCAGCGCCTCGAACACGTACTCGTCCAGTTCGAAGGTGGTCAGCACCACCACCCGGACCTCCGCGAGTTCCGGGTCCGCCCCGATCAACCGGGTCGCCTCCAGGCCGTCCATCCGGGGCATCCGGATGTCCATCAGGACCACGTCCGGCCGCAGCTCCCGTGCCAGCGCGATCGCACGCTCCCCGTCGTCCGCCTCGCCGACCACTTCGACGTCCGGCTGCGCGTCGAGCAACGCCCGGAACCCGGCCCGCACCAGCAACTGATCGTCCGCCAGGACCACCCGCACGCTCATCCCCCCACCCTAGGCCGTCGCCTCGCCGCGGCCGGTCAGCGTGCGTTCCGCGGCAGCCGGGCCCGGACCCGGAAGCCCGCATCGCCGCTGGGGCCCGCCTCCACCGTGCCGCCCAGCGAGGTGACCCGCTCCCGCATGCCGACCAGGCCCGTGCCGGTGCCGCCCGCGTCGGTGCCGCCGGCCGGGCCGGGGTCCTCGACCTGGACGACCAGGCCGTCGGCCCGCCACTGGAGCAGGACCTCCGCGCGGCGGGCCGCCGAGTGCCGCAGCACGTTGGTCAGGGCCTCCTGCACCACCCGGAACGCCGCCAGCCCGCGGGCCGCCGGCAGCTCGTACGGGGTGCCCTCGGCCCGGATCGTCACCGCGAGCCCGGCGTGACCGGCCTGGGCGGCCAGTTCGTCCAGCCGGTCGAGCCCGGGCGCGGGCGAGCGCGGCGCGGCGGACCCGGGCGTGCGCAGCGTCCCGAGGACCTCGCGGACCTCGCCGAGCGCCTCCTTGCTGGCTGCCTTGATGGTGGTCAGGGCGGTGCGGGCCTGCTCGGGCCGGGTGTCCATCAGTTCCAGCGCGACGCCCGCCTGGACGTGGATCAGCGAGATCGAGTGGGCGAGGATGTCGTGCAGTTCGCGCGCCATCCGCAGCCGTTCCTCGTCGGCGCGCCGCCGCTCCGACTCCGCCTCGGCGGCCCGGACGGCGGCCATCTGCTCGCGTCGGAAGCGGATCAGCTCGGCGGCCGCGAAGACCAGCAGCAGCCACGCGGTGACGCCCAGCTCCTGCCAGCCGGAGAACGTCCGCCCGTCGGGCGGCCGCCGCCACGACGCGGGCAGCACGTAGCTGACCAGCAGGTGCACCAGGTAGAACACCCCGGCGCAGGCCCAGGCGGCCCGCCGGTGCCCGGCCTGCACGGCGACCACGAACGCCACCACCATGCTGAGGAACATCGGCCCGTACGGGTAACCGGCCACCAGGTACACCCCGGTGACGGCGGTGGTGCCGACCAGCACCGCCACCGGCCGCCGCCGGCGGAACACCAGCAGCGCCGGGCCCAGCAGCAGCAACGCGACGGCGAAGGCGTCCAGCGGCTCCCGCCCGGTCTGGTGCCGGGAGGCGACGGACGTCCCCACCACCTGCACCACGCCGACCACCACGGACGCGGCCACCGGCCACCCGGCCTTGGCCGCCCGGACCCACGGCGGCCGCCACGGCGGGGGAACATCGGTCATGCCGCGAAGGCTAGCCGCCGCCCCCGACCCCGGTCGTCACCCCACCGGACCGGGCGCGCCTACTCCCGGAGGAGTACGCGCCCCTCCCCGCCTCGCCCTGGTGGTCCTGGAAGCGGAGGGCACCGTCTGAGTACGCGTACTCAGGCACCCGTGCCGACCTGAGTACGCGGGCCGATGCCCGCCGGGCGCGGTGCCGGGAAGGCTGGACCCATGACGCGCCGACTGCTCCTGCTCGCCCCGCTGCTGGTGTTCGCCGTCGGCTGCGGGATCGCGCCGTCCGCCGAGGGCAAGGCGACGTACGCCGCCCGGGAGGCGGCCAGGAAGGTGGCGCAGCGGCTCTACGGCCAGCAGCCGCGCACGGCGGAGGAGGTCGGCCGCATCGCCGCCGGCATGGACGGGGTGGAGGTCCTGCGGCTGACGGGCACCTCGACGCACGACGGGGACGGCATCGGCGTGGTCGTCCGCACGTCCGGGTCGGCGACCAGCGGGGCGTTCGAACCCGAGGAGGCCACCGTGCGGCGCTGCTTCTCCTTCCGGGTGTCGCCGAGATCGGAGTGGGGCGAGGAGCCCGGTGACGTGGACTGCCCGGACGGCCCTCCGCTGTCCTTCGCCCCGCCACCCGCACCGCCCCGGCTGCCGGACGAGGAACTGCGCGCGAAGCTCCCCCGGGTACCGGAGGGCGGCCGGGTGGACGAGGCCGAGGTGCGCCGTGCGCTCGACGCCCTGGACCTGGACCCGGCGATCCGGACCGAGGTGAAGGCGGACGGCGGACGGGTCGGCGTCCTCCTGGCCGTCAAGGGCAACGGCTTCGACCCGCAGGACTGCCTCCTGGCTCGCGTGAGCCCCGGCGCCACCGACGTCTGGGCACCCTCCCGGATGCAGCGGATGCCCGGAGAGGGCGGCTGCAGTGTCGCCAACGCGCTGGACCCGCAACCGGCGCCGCACTGACATCCGCCCGCCGAGCCGTCCTGGACCGGCATGACGAGCGCGGGTCCGGTGGCTGGGAGCGTGGGTCAGTAACGAGCCGGCCGCTGCGCTTTTGTGACCGGGTCAGCCACCTACCGCTCCCACCAGCGTGACCATGACCTCGACCGCCTCGCGGTCCGTCAGGCCCTGCTCCCGGCAGAGCGAACACCAGGTCGAGAATGCCGCTGCATGGCCGATCACCGCCCGGCGGGTGGGCTCACCCGCCGCCGGCCACGCGTCGGCCAGCAGCTCGACGTAGCGCCTGTTCCTTGCCTCCCAGGCCTCGCGAATCGAGTCGGGCGCCGCGTGCAGGTCTCGGCTGACCAGCGTCAGCATCTGCTCGCCCGCGCGGTAGAAGCGGTAGAGGTCGGCGAGTCCGGCCGCCAGCCGTTCGACTGGATCCCCGATCATGCCCCACATCTCGGGTTGGGGCAACTGCTGCTGCGACAGCCAGTGCCCCGAGCACGCCTGGAACAGCGCGGTCTCGTCGGGGAAGTGCCGGTAGACGGTCAACCGGGTGACCCCGGCACGCTCGGCAATCGCCGCGATGCTCGTCGCCGCCGGGCCCGCGGTGCCGTGCAGATGCACGGCGGCCTCGACGATGCGCTGTCGCGTACGCCCCATGTCCTCGGCGCGTTTGCGCATCTCGTAGCCACGCGCTTTCGATGAACGCTGCTGTTCACTCACCTGTTGACGCCCTGCGATCCGAGGCGGAGACTTTTTAGGAGAACACCAGTGTATCTCCAAATTGTGCGGAGGAGTGATCGCCATGACAGAGCCGCCGGTCCCGCCACTCACCGTCGTCCGCCCCGGTGAGGGCCGTGAGGGCGACCTCGGCCCGATCGGGGTCGCCTTCAAACTCTGGGGCGCGGACACCAACGGCGCCGTCTCCGTCGTCGAACACCCCTTCCCGGTCGGAGCGCTGGTGCCGCCGCACCTGCACACCAGGGAGGACGAATACTCGATCGTCACCGAGGGCGAGATCGGCTTCCGGTCCGGCGACCGCGAAGTTGTCCTGGGTGCCGGCGGCTACATCACCAAGCCTCGCGGGGAACTGCACACGATGTGGAACGCCGGTCCCGTCCCGGCCCGGATGATCGAGGTCATCAGTCCGGCCGGCTTCGAGCACTGCTTCCGCGAAATGGCCGAGATGCTTGCCGACGGGCCTCCGCCGACCGAGGACGCGATACCCGCGCTCGCCGCCAAGTACGGGCTCCAGTTCGGGCAACCCGACTGGCTGCCCGACGTCATCGCGCGGTACGGCCTGACCCCGCCGTTCAGCGCCTGAGTGAGACGGGAACGTGTCTCAGCAGCGGGCCACCCGCGCGTTTCACCCGCGTCAGGTCCCGCTGCTGCCGCCGTCGCTGGACGACTGGCTGCCCGGGGGCCACCCCGCCCGGTTCGCCGCTGACCTGGTCGACGAGGTGCTCGACCTCTCCCAGGTCCTGGCCGACTGCACCGACCCCCACTCGCGGATCATGAAGAACAGCGACGGCGCCTACACCCAGGCCTACAGCGCCCAAGCCGTCGGCGACGAGGCCAACCAGGTCATCACCGCCGCCGACGTGACGACCAACGCCTCCGACGCGCTGAACTACACCACGATGCTCGACCAGTCCCACGCGAACACCAGAAGCCACCCGAAACAGGCCCTGGTCGACGCCGGCTACTGCTCCGAGACCAACCTCGAAGCCGCGCGGGACCGCCGACTCGCCTTCGGCGCAGACACGTTCATGGCCACCGGTCGACTCGCCCACGCCGAACAGGTCCCACCCGCACCACGCGGACGCATCCCAAAGACGCGACTTTGAAGGAGCGCATGGCCCACAAACTGCGAACCAGGCCCGGCCGGAAGGCCTACAGCCGCCGCAAGGCCATCGTCGAACCCGTCTTCGGACAGATCATGACCTGCCAGAACGGCCGCAAGCTCCTCCTGCGCGGCGAAGACGGCGCCCGCGGCGAGTGGCGCCTGCTCGCCGCCTGCCACAACCTCCGCAAGATCCTCCGCCAAGCCGGAACCACAGGGGGCGACGCCCCGGCCGGCCGACCCGGCCGAGCTCCCCGGCCACGTCACGATCCCCGCCCGCCGGACACCCGGTCGGCAGACCCCTGCCAGAGCCCCGCACAGGCCCGGCCGGGGCAGCCGCAGCCGATCCGCCGGTCACGGGAGCGGGGCCGCTTGCTCGTTACTGACCCACGCTCCTAAGGCGTGTCTGATAATTGATCTTGTGGCAGGTCGAGGCGAGCTGACGGACGCGGCATGGGAGCGAATAGAGCCCTTGTTGCCGCAGGTGGACGGGCGTGGCCGTCCATGGCGCGATCACCGGCAGGTGGTCAACGGCGTGCTGTGGCGGCTCCGGACCGGAGCACCCTGGCGCGACCTCCCGGATCGGTACGGCCCATGGCAAACCGTCTACGAGAGGTTCGCCCGCTGGGAGGCGGACGGCACCTGGGCGAAACTCCTGGAACACGTCCAGGTCCACGACGACGCGGTGGGCCGGGTCGAATGGACCGTCGCCGTCGACTCCACGGTCAACCGCGCCCACCAGCACGCCGCCGGCGCCCGCAAAAAGGGGATGCAGACGGGGACGAACTGGAAGATCCGGGCCGCTCGCAGACGCGCCAGGCCCTCGGCCGGTCCCGAGGCGGGCTGACCACCAAGGTCCACCTCGCCGTCGACGGCCGGGGCCTGCCGCTGTCGATCGTGCTCACCCCGGGCAACGTCAACGACGCCACCGCGTTCGCCGACGTCCTCGACGGGATCCGCATCCCGCGGGCAGCCACGGGCCGTCCGCGCACGACACCGCAGCGCGTGCTGGGAGACAAGGCCTACTCCAGCAGGGCCATTCGCCACCTGCTGCGACGCCGGGGCATCGCCGCCACGATCCCCGAGCGCCGCGACCAGGCGGCCAACCGCCGACGCCGAGGGCGCCTCGGCGGCCGACCACCCGCCTTCGACAAGGAGATCTACCGCGACCGCAACGTGGTCGAACGATGCTTCGCCCGCCTCAAGCAGTTCCGCGCGATCGCGACCAGGTACGACAAACTCGCCGACCGCTACCGAGCCGGAGTCGTCCTGGCCTCCCTGATCCTCTGGCTCCGCGAACCAGCCAGATGATCATTTGTCAGACACGCCTTAGTGGGCCGTCCAGCCGCCGTCGACCGGGAGGACGGCGCCGGTCAGGTAGGAGGCCGCCGGGCTCGCCAGCAGCAGGGCGGCGCCGACCAGTTCGCCCGGGTCGGCCCAGCGCCCCATCGGGACCTGGTGGTCGAGGAAGGCGCGGACGCGCGGGTCGTCGTCCATGCCGTCGTTCAGCGGGGTGCGGAACGGGCCGGGCGCGAGGGCGTTGACGCAGATCCCGGTGCCCGCGAGTTCGACGGCGAGACTGCGAGTGAGCTGGACCACCGCGCCCTTGCTCGCCGCGTAGCCGGCCCGGCCCGCCGCGCCGACCAGGCCGAGGGCGCTGGCCAGGGTGACGATCCGGCCGTACCCCGCCGCGCGCATCACCGGTACGGCGGCCTGGCAGGCGAGGAAGGTGCCGACGACGTTGACCTCCAGGCAGCGGCGCAGGGTGGCGGCGTCGAGGTCGGCGAGCTCGCCGCGGGCCTGGACGCCGGCGCTGGTCACCAGCACGTCGAGGCGGCCGTGGGTGTCCGTGATCTGCCGGACCAGGGCGTGCAGTCCGTCCTCGTCGGTGACGTCGCAGGCCCGGCCCTCGACGGTGGCGCCGGGCGTGCGGGCGGCGATCTCCGCTGCGGCCTGCCGGCAGGTGGTCGGGGACCGGCCGGCGACGGTGACGGTGCAGCCGGCGGCGGCCAGGCCCTGGGCGATGGCCCGCCCGAGGCCGGCGGAGCCGCCGGTGACCAGGGCGACCTGGCCGGCCAGGGCCGCCGCCTCCCGGCGGGCGGGGCCGGCGTTCACGGGCCGACCGGGAGCAGCGAGCCGCCGGTGAGGCGGAGGAGTTCGGCGGCGGTGGTCGGGAAGACGGTGTGCGGCGTGCCCGCGGCGGCCCAGACCTGCGGGTAGTCGGTCAGCGCCTCGTCGACCACGGTCGGGAGGGGCTTGGGGTGGCCGACCGGGGCTACGCCGCCGATCACCTGCCCGGTCGCCTCGCGGACCTGCTCCGGGGTGGCGCGCCGGAGTTCGCCGCGCTCCCAGCGGGCGGCGAGCGCCGCGGTGTCCACGCGGTGGCGGCCGCTGGTGAGGACGAGGACCGGTTCGCCGTCGGAGAGGAAGACCAGGCTGTTGGCGATCGCGCCGACCTCGCAGCCGAGCGCCTCCGCGGCCGCGGCGGCGGTGCGGACGGCGTCCGCCAGTTCGCGCACCCGGCCGGTGGCGCCTGCGTCGGCGAGGGCATCGGCGACGAGCCGGGCGCGGGTGGGGAGTTGCTCGGGTGCCACAGGGGTGCCTCCAGCCGTTCTGTCTATGGAACGCGTTCCGTATGTGGAACGATAGGGGCTGTGAGCCGACGGATCAACCGGATTCCGGCGGCCGCGCGAAGGAGGAGATGAGCGGTGGAACTGGCCGTTCGGGTCGGCGCCCGACTGCGGGAACTGCGCGCGGCGCGCGGGATGTCGCTCTCCGAACTGGCCCGCCGTGCCGAGGTCGGCAAGGGCACGCTCTCCGAGTTGGAGGCCGGCCGGCGCAACCCCACGCTGGAGACGCTCTACGCCCTCACGACGGCTCTGGGGGTGCCGCTCAGCACGGCACTGCACGGCCCGGCCCTGCAGGCCGCGGTCGCCGGACCCGCAGTCTCCGGCCGCACGGTGGACGCGGTGCTGCTGGAGCGCTTCGAGGACGCGGACGCGGTGACGGAGACCTACCGGGTACGGATCCGGGCCGGCGCGGCGCAGGAGTCCGCCGCGCACACGGCCGGGACGACCGAGCGGATCATCGTGCTGGCGGGCACCGCACGGGTCGGCCCGGTGGCCGCCCCCGAGCTGATCGGTCCCGGCGAGCACGGCAGTTGGGCGGCGGACGTGCCGCACCTCTACGAGGCACCGTCGGGTGACGTGGAGGCGCTGCTCGTGGTGCGCCACCCGGCGGCGTAGAACAGGCCACTCCGAGCACGGCGGAACCCCGGGCCGAGGGAGTGGCCCGGGGTTCGTAGGCGGCGTGCGCGAGGTTCGTACGCGGCGTGCGCAGGGTTCGCGTGCGCGGACTTCGTACGGGGGGTAGGCGCGGTCAAGCGCTGCGGGGCAGCAGGCGCAGGAGCGCGGCGAGGAGCAGTTCGAGCGCCGCGAGCGCCGCGAGGCTGTGGGTGAAGGCGGCGGCAGGGGTGTCGGCGGCGTAGTGGACGAGGCCGATCAGGGCGACGCCGAGCGCGCCGGCGACCTGCTGGACCGTCGCGAGCACGCCGGCCGCCGAGCCCGCGAGCCGGGGTGCGACGCCGGCCAGGACGACCGAGGTCAGCGGGGCGATCACCAGGCCCATGCCGAGGCCGTCCACGAACAGGCCCGGCGCGAGCCACCACACGGAGCCGGTCGGCCCCCCGGCCTCGACGGCGAGGACCAGGAGCCCGAGACCGGCGGCCATCAGCAGCGCGCCGAGGGTGACGGCCCGGTGGCCGAGACGGGCGAAGACACGGTCGGCGGTGGTGGAGGTCAGCAGGTAGCCAAGCCCGATCGCGGTGAACACCAGCCCGGCGCCGAGGGCGTCCAGGCCGCGCCCGAGCTGGAGGTGCAGGGCGAGGACCAGGAAGAAGGAGGCCTGCCCGAGCCAGAAGACGAGCTGCGCGGCCATGCCGACGGCGAAGGTCCGGCCGCGGAAGAGTCGGGTGTCGACCAGCGGGGAGCCGGTGGCTCCGGACCGGTGCTGGTGGACGACGAAGCCGGCCAGCAGGGCGGCGGAGGCGATCAGGAGCAGGAAGGTCCACAGCGGCCAGCCCTGCTCGCGACCCTGGATCAGCGGGAGGACCAGGCCGGTCAGACCGATGGTGGAGAGCAGCACGCCGACCGGGTCGAGGCCGGGCGGCTGCGGAGCGCGGGACTCCGGGAGGCAGCGGCGGACCGCCGCGAGGGCGGCGAGCCCGATCGGCAGGTTGATCAGGAAGCAGCTGCGCCAGTCCAGGCCGAACAGGTCGGCGCGGATCAGGACACCGCCGATGAGCTGCCCGAACACCGCACCGACTCCCATGGTCAGCCCGTACATAGCGAACGCCCGGGCCTGGGCCGCGCCGGAGTACGCGGTCCGCAGGATGGTCAGGACCTGCGGGCCCATCAGTGCCGCCGCCAGGCCCTGGAGCACCCGGGCGCCGACCAGCGCGGCCGCGGTCGGGGCGAGGCCGCAGCCCGCCGAGGCGAAGGTGAACAGGGCGAGGCCGAGCTCGAACGTCCGGCGCCGCCCGTAGCGGTCCCCGAGCCGGGCGGCGGTGACCAGCCCGACCGCCAGCGCGAGGGCGAACCCGGCGATCACCCACTGGACGGCGGCGGGCCCGGCTCCGAGGTCCGCCTGGAGCGACGGCAGCGCCACGTTGACGACGAAGACGTCGAGGGAGGTCATGAAGGTGGCGGCCAGGACCACGGGCAGCAGGCCCCTGGGCGCCTCGTGGGCCGGCCCGTCGGCGGCGGCCGAGGTGGGGCGGCTCTGCAGGTCGGTGCTCAACGTCTGTGTCTCCTCGGGCGGATCGGCCGCCGGCGGCGGCGACGGGGTTCGGCAAGGGAGGGGCGGGCCCTTCACGCGGGCCCGCCCCGGACGGCGGGCGGCTCAGGCGCCCGGAACGAGGTCGAGGAAGCCGTGGACCGAGGCGATCCGGCCGTCCTCGTCGGCGACCAGCACGTCGAACCCGATCACCAGCGGCTCGGCGCCGGCCGGGCCGAGGTTCCAGGTGAAGCGGGCGATGTCGTGGTGCGCGTCGACCGGCCCGAGGGTGAACTCCAGCCCGGGGAACTGGCCCTGGGCAGCGCCGAGCAGCGCGTCGATCGCCTCGCGGCCGACCACCGCGGCCAGCGGGTCGGTGTACCGGCCGTCCTCCGCCCACAGCTCGTCGACCAGCTTGCGGCGGGCGGTGGGGTCGGTCTCGTTCCAGGTGGCGATGTAGCGCTCGGCGAGCTGGCGGAGGTCGGTCGACTGGATCGCGTTCATGGTGTTCTCCCTTGTCCTGCTGGGCAGTTCCGCGGGTCGTTCCCGCTGCTCACCAAGGTAGGGACGGGCGCCGGCGACCGAATCGGTCACGCATAGGTAGGGGTGTACGTACGCACCCCGCGGCCCACGGCGGGCCCGGCGGGTAGGGTCGGAGGATGCTGTACGGGAGGGAACGGGAGCAGGCCGCCGTGGACGGGCTGCTCGACGGGGCGAGGGGCGGCCGCAGCGGGGTCCTGGTGCTGCGCGGGGAGCCGGGCATCGGCAAGTCGGCGCTGCTCGACGCCGCGGTCGCGGCGGCGGGAGAGTCGTTCCGGGTGATCCGGGCGGCCGGCATCGAGTACGAGGCGGAACTGCCCTTCGCCGGGCTCAGCCTGCTGTTCGGCGCGGAGCTGGACCGGCTGTCCGCCCTGCCCGGTCCCCAACGGCGTTCCCTGGAGCGGGCGTTCGGCCTGACCGAGGAGCCCGGCGAGACGGCGGCCACCGGGGCGGTCGGCGCGGCCGACCGGCTGCTCACCGGTCTTGCGACGCTCGGGCTGCTCGCCGAACTCGCCTCGGAGCAGCCCCTGTTGTGCGTCCTGGACGACGTGCAGTGGCTCGACCGGGCATCGCTGGACGCGGTCCTGCTGGCCGCCCGACGGCTCCAGGCGGAGGGCGTGGTGCTGCTGCTCGCCGTCCGGGACGCCGGACCGGCAGGTGGCGGGCCGCAGCCGCCAGTGGCGGCGGGGCTCCCCGAGCTGCGGCTCGAGGCCCTCGACAAGGAGGCGGCCGGGCGACTGCTCGACGCCCGCCTGCGCGGCGGGAACACCGCCCCGGGCCTCGTCCGGGCGGACGAAGGCCCGCGCGGCGAACGGCCGGCCGGAGACGGGCTCGGGGGCACGCGGTCGGCGGACGACGGGCTCGACGCCGAGCGGCAGACCGGGGGCGGACGCGCCGGCACGCGGTCGGCGGACGCCCGGCTCGACGCCGAGCGGCAGGCCAGGGGCGGACGCGCCGGCATGCAGTCGGCAGGCGAGGACCCGGGCGGTGCACCGCCCGCCGACGAAGGCGCCCTGCGCAAAAGACTGTTGGCCGAGGCCGCGGGCAATCCACTGGCGCTCTGCGAGCTGCCGCTCGCGGTGGCGGCCGAGAGCGAGTCGCAAGCCCCCGACGGGCTTCCGCTGACCAGCCGGCTGCTGCTGGCGTTCCACGGCCAGGTCACCGTCCTCCCGCCGGCCTGCCAGACCCTGCTGCTGGTCGCCGCCGCCGAGGAGCAGGGCGAGTTGGACGTGGTGCTGTCCGCCGCCGCCGCGCTCGGTGCGGACGCCGGGCAGCTGGCGCCGGCCGAGCAGGCGGGACTGGTCACGACCACGGTGGAGGGCCGGCTGGCCTTCCGGCATCCGCTGCTGCGCGCGGCGATCCTCCAACGTGCCCCGCTCCAGCAACGGTTGGCGGCCCACCGGGCGATCGGCGAGGCACTGGAGGACGGCGACCGCCGGACCTGGCACCTGGCCCTGGCCGCCACCGGCCCGGACGCCGACCTCGCCGACGCCCTGGAGCGCACCGCGGTCCGGTCGGCGGCCCGGGGCGGTCCGGGCAGCGCCGCCGCGTACGAGCGGGCCGCCCGCCTGACCCCCGACCGGGACGCCGCGACCCGCCGCCTGGTCCTGGCCGCCGAGGCCGCCACCGCGGAGGGCCGGTTGGCGCAGGCCGAGGCGCTCGCCGACCGGGCCGCGGCGCGCACCGACCGCACCGACGTGCACGCCCTGCTCGACCACGTCCGGGCGACCGCGCACTTCTGGCGCGGCTCCTACCCCGCGGCCCACCGGCTGCTGCTGGAGGCCGCCGCCACGGACATCGCGGCCCCGTACGCGGCCCGGATGCTGCTGCAGGCGTTCCACGCGGCCTGGTACGTGGGCGAGGAGCCGGTGGTCGCCGTCCTCGACCGACTGGCGGCGCTCCCGCTGGCGGCGGACGACCCGCTGACCCCGCTCGCCCGGTACCTGCCCGCGGCGGTCCTGCCCGCCTTCGGCCGCCCCGCGCCGCCGGCCCCGGCCGCCCGGGACGCGGCCGCGGCGGCCCGTCGGGCGGGCGCCGAGACGCCCGCCGACCTGGTCCAACTGTGCGGCGCGACACTGGTGCTGGGCCGCGACGACGAGACACTCGAACTCGCCGGCGAACTGATCGCCGAAGCCCGTACCGGTGGCGCCGTCGGGGTGCTGCCCACGCTGCAGTTCTTCCTCGCCGAGGCGGAGCTGTTCCACGGCCGCCACCGCGACGCGCAGGTGACCGCCGGCGAGGCACTGGCGTTCGCCCGGGACACCGGCCAGCACCAGTGGGTCAGCCAGCTCAGCGCACTGCTCGCCTGCCTGGCGGCGCTGGCCGGTGACGGCCCGGCCTGCGCCGACCTGGTCGCGACCGCACTCGGCAGCACCGCACCGGCGGGCTCCGCCCCGCGGTCGGCGGCGCCGGCGGCGGGCGAACCGTGGGCGCAGTGGGCGCTCGGCCTGCTCGACCTCGGACAGGGCCGCGCCGCCGAGGCCCTCGACCGCCTCCATGCCCTGGCCACCGGCCCGTACCGGCACCACGTCGGGGCGACCCGGGCCGTGCCGGACCTGGTCGAGGCGGCCGTCCGCCTGGGGGCGCCGGAGCGCGCGGGCGAGCCGTACGAGCGGTTCGCGCGGTGGGCCGCCGCCAGCGGCCAGCCCTGGGCACAGGCGCTGCGGCTGCGCTGCGAGGCGCTGCTCGGGCCGGACGAGTTCGCCGAGGCCGCGTACCTGGCGGCGCTCGGGCTGCACCAGGGCCGCCGCCCCTTCGAGCAGGCCCGGACGGCGCTGCTGTACGGCGAGTGGCTGCGCCGCGAGCGCCGACGCACCGACGCCCGGCCGCACTTGCGGGCGGCGCTGGAGGTCTTCGAACGGCTCGGTGTCCGGCCCTGGGCCGACCGGGCGCGGGGCGAGCTCACGGCGACCGGTTCCGCCGCACCGGCGCCGGTCGAGGAGCGGTCGGCGCTGTCCGTCCTGACGCCGCAGGAACAGCAGATCGTCCGGCTCGCCGCGCAGGGCCTGACCA from Kitasatospora terrestris includes the following:
- a CDS encoding LuxR family transcriptional regulator translates to MLYGREREQAAVDGLLDGARGGRSGVLVLRGEPGIGKSALLDAAVAAAGESFRVIRAAGIEYEAELPFAGLSLLFGAELDRLSALPGPQRRSLERAFGLTEEPGETAATGAVGAADRLLTGLATLGLLAELASEQPLLCVLDDVQWLDRASLDAVLLAARRLQAEGVVLLLAVRDAGPAGGGPQPPVAAGLPELRLEALDKEAAGRLLDARLRGGNTAPGLVRADEGPRGERPAGDGLGGTRSADDGLDAERQTGGGRAGTRSADARLDAERQARGGRAGMQSAGEDPGGAPPADEGALRKRLLAEAAGNPLALCELPLAVAAESESQAPDGLPLTSRLLLAFHGQVTVLPPACQTLLLVAAAEEQGELDVVLSAAAALGADAGQLAPAEQAGLVTTTVEGRLAFRHPLLRAAILQRAPLQQRLAAHRAIGEALEDGDRRTWHLALAATGPDADLADALERTAVRSAARGGPGSAAAYERAARLTPDRDAATRRLVLAAEAATAEGRLAQAEALADRAAARTDRTDVHALLDHVRATAHFWRGSYPAAHRLLLEAAATDIAAPYAARMLLQAFHAAWYVGEEPVVAVLDRLAALPLAADDPLTPLARYLPAAVLPAFGRPAPPAPAARDAAAAARRAGAETPADLVQLCGATLVLGRDDETLELAGELIAEARTGGAVGVLPTLQFFLAEAELFHGRHRDAQVTAGEALAFARDTGQHQWVSQLSALLACLAALAGDGPACADLVATALGSTAPAGSAPRSAAPAAGEPWAQWALGLLDLGQGRAAEALDRLHALATGPYRHHVGATRAVPDLVEAAVRLGAPERAGEPYERFARWAAASGQPWAQALRLRCEALLGPDEFAEAAYLAALGLHQGRRPFEQARTALLYGEWLRRERRRTDARPHLRAALEVFERLGVRPWADRARGELTATGSAAPAPVEERSALSVLTPQEQQIVRLAAQGLTNRDIAAQLFLSPRTVGHHLYKAYPKLGIASRGELAALL